A part of Thermococcus sp. JdF3 genomic DNA contains:
- a CDS encoding formate--phosphoribosylaminoimidazolecarboxamide ligase family protein encodes MISREEILGVLERYDPEKITVGVLGSHSALDIADGAKEEGLPVLVVAQRGRHRTYAEYFKLRKTRDNLTKGFIDEVIVLEKFAQIIDVPEELVRRNVIFVPNRSFVVYTGIDRVENDFRVPLFGSRNLLRSEERSEEKSYYWLLEKAGLPYPEPVKPEEIDEVGLVIVKLPHAKKRLERGFFTAASYKEFREKAERLIRLGVITEEDLVRARIERYIIGPVFNFDFFYSPIDGEIELLGIDWRFETSLDGHVRLPASQQLTLPEHQFEPEYTVTGHASSTLRESLLEKVFDMAERYVRATREYYPPGIIGPFTLQTAVDKDLNFYIYDVAPRTGGGTNIHMAMGHPYGNALWRKPMSTGRRIALEIKRAVELDELEKVVT; translated from the coding sequence ATGATAAGCCGCGAGGAAATTTTGGGAGTCCTTGAGAGGTACGACCCTGAGAAGATAACCGTCGGCGTCCTCGGAAGCCACTCCGCGCTGGACATAGCCGATGGAGCAAAGGAGGAGGGCCTTCCAGTTTTAGTTGTCGCCCAGAGGGGCAGGCACAGGACCTACGCCGAGTACTTCAAGCTGAGGAAGACGAGGGATAACCTAACCAAGGGCTTCATTGACGAGGTAATCGTCCTCGAGAAGTTTGCCCAAATCATTGACGTCCCGGAGGAGCTGGTAAGGAGGAACGTAATCTTTGTGCCAAACCGCTCCTTCGTGGTCTACACGGGCATAGACAGGGTGGAGAACGACTTCCGCGTTCCGCTCTTCGGGAGCAGGAACCTCCTCAGGAGCGAGGAGAGGAGCGAGGAGAAGAGCTACTACTGGCTCCTTGAGAAGGCCGGGCTTCCCTATCCGGAGCCCGTTAAGCCGGAGGAGATTGACGAGGTCGGCCTCGTCATCGTCAAGCTGCCGCACGCGAAGAAGAGGCTTGAGCGCGGCTTCTTCACGGCGGCAAGTTACAAGGAGTTCCGCGAGAAGGCGGAGAGGCTCATCAGGCTCGGCGTAATCACCGAGGAGGACCTCGTGAGGGCCAGAATCGAGCGCTACATCATAGGCCCGGTCTTCAACTTCGACTTCTTCTACTCGCCGATAGATGGGGAGATTGAGCTCCTGGGAATCGACTGGCGCTTCGAAACCAGCTTAGACGGCCACGTTCGCCTGCCCGCTTCCCAGCAGCTGACCCTGCCGGAGCACCAGTTCGAGCCTGAATACACCGTGACGGGCCACGCTTCCTCAACGCTCCGTGAGAGCCTTCTGGAGAAGGTCTTCGACATGGCCGAGCGCTACGTCAGGGCGACGCGGGAGTACTATCCACCCGGAATAATCGGGCCCTTTACGCTCCAGACGGCCGTTGACAAGGATCTCAACTTCTACATCTACGATGTAGCCCCGAGGACGGGCGGTGGAACCAACATCCACATGGCGATGGGTCACCCCTACGGTAACGCCCTCTGGAGGAAGCCGATGAGCACCGGAAGGAGGATTGCCCTCGAGATAAAGCGCGCGGTTGAGCTGGACGAGCTTGAGAAGGTGGTAACGTGA
- the purS gene encoding phosphoribosylformylglycinamidine synthase subunit PurS — protein MKWKVTVIVRLKEGLNDPEGRVIGNALRNLGFAVENLRVPKYFEFELESEKPEQEVEEMCRKLLANPLIHNYEYSIEPVS, from the coding sequence ATGAAGTGGAAGGTTACCGTCATCGTTCGCCTCAAGGAAGGCCTCAACGACCCGGAAGGAAGGGTCATAGGAAACGCCCTCAGGAACCTAGGTTTTGCCGTGGAGAACCTTCGCGTTCCCAAGTACTTCGAGTTCGAGCTGGAGAGCGAGAAGCCTGAGCAAGAGGTCGAGGAGATGTGCAGAAAGCTCCTTGCCAACCCCCTGATCCACAACTACGAGTACAGCATCGAACCGGTGAGCTGA
- the purQ gene encoding phosphoribosylformylglycinamidine synthase I, whose amino-acid sequence MVRFAVIAFPGTNCDFETERAIRRAGAEAERVWYRVNLKDFDGVVLPGGFSYADYLRAGAIAARQGIMEEVKEFAREGRPVLGICNGFQILTEAGLLPGALRPNRVPRFLCRWVHLRVEDTETPFTTLYEPGEVIRMPIAHAEGNYYVDDPSKVRIVFQYSDEKGNVTEKANPNGSVLNIAAVANEGGNVLGTMPHPERASDRFLGSEDGLRLFRSMVEWARR is encoded by the coding sequence ATGGTTCGCTTTGCTGTGATAGCCTTTCCGGGAACCAACTGCGACTTCGAAACGGAGAGGGCCATACGAAGGGCCGGTGCAGAGGCCGAGCGCGTCTGGTACAGAGTCAATCTCAAGGACTTCGACGGCGTGGTTTTGCCCGGCGGCTTCAGCTACGCCGACTACCTCAGGGCCGGAGCGATAGCGGCGAGGCAGGGGATTATGGAGGAGGTTAAGGAGTTCGCCCGCGAGGGAAGGCCCGTTCTGGGGATATGCAACGGCTTTCAAATCCTTACTGAGGCCGGTCTTCTGCCCGGGGCTTTGAGGCCCAACAGGGTTCCGCGGTTCCTCTGCAGGTGGGTCCACCTCCGCGTTGAAGACACTGAAACGCCCTTTACTACCCTTTACGAGCCCGGCGAGGTTATCAGAATGCCGATAGCCCACGCGGAGGGTAACTACTACGTAGACGACCCCTCTAAGGTCAGAATCGTCTTCCAGTACAGCGACGAAAAGGGTAACGTAACCGAAAAAGCGAACCCAAACGGCTCGGTTCTCAACATAGCGGCCGTAGCCAACGAGGGGGGCAACGTCCTCGGAACCATGCCCCACCCGGAGCGCGCGAGCGACCGCTTTCTGGGTAGCGAGGACGGTCTGAGGCTCTTCAGGAGCATGGTGGAGTGGGCGAGGAGGTGA
- the purL gene encoding phosphoribosylformylglycinamidine synthase subunit PurL: protein MFPHEETLIRERLKREPNELEWAMLEVMWSEHASYKSSRPWLKLLPTENEHVILGPGEDAGIIRFDDETWVVVGIESHNHPSAVEPYGGAATGVGGIVRDILCMGARPIALLDPIRFGPLEKERNRYLFEYVVKGIADYGNRIGVPTVGGETEFDDGLDNYTLVNVACVGVMKPEHLVHSYVTESGLKLILVGNRTGRDGIHGVTFASEELGENAEEEDRSAVQIPDPFTEKLLIEATLEAVYTGRVKALKDLGGGGLTCAASEMAGKKGFGVVIYADRVPLREPGMSVTEVMISESQERMLFAVSEADVDALGKIFEKYGLEWTVVGEVVEEPRFVIYWMGRKVADLPVELLADVPTIEWEMKPYSIEKPAETPDVPFERAFNLVWSSPNVVSKRWVWQQYDHEVQGRTVLKPGRDAAVLKLNDEYGLAFVADGNPRHSHLNPYQGAMGAVAEVVRNLVGVGAEPLALVDNLNFASPERPEVYWSFAETVRGLADAAKAFGLAYVSGNVSFYNEISNRPIKPTPVVAGLGKVKLEEIPEMGLSGGLLIGVVGITKAELGGSELFARLGVEGGFAPRVDLQEEKANAEGILKAIQKGLVRAVHDVSRGGIAVALGEMALAGSTGFTVDFSKVSAETSNPVEVAFSESHSRYIVAFPEENLDALNAIFRDFAVIGRAGGKEAAFLWDGRELLRKPLEELRAIHESLPKLLGEEE, encoded by the coding sequence ATGTTTCCCCACGAAGAGACGCTCATCCGTGAACGCTTGAAGAGAGAGCCGAACGAGCTTGAGTGGGCCATGCTCGAAGTTATGTGGAGTGAGCATGCCTCATACAAGTCGAGCAGGCCGTGGCTGAAGCTCCTGCCGACCGAGAACGAGCACGTGATTCTGGGCCCCGGTGAGGACGCTGGAATAATCAGGTTTGACGATGAGACCTGGGTAGTCGTCGGAATCGAGAGCCACAACCATCCTTCAGCGGTGGAGCCCTACGGTGGTGCCGCCACAGGAGTCGGTGGAATCGTCAGGGACATACTCTGTATGGGTGCAAGGCCGATAGCTTTGCTTGACCCAATACGCTTCGGGCCATTGGAGAAGGAGCGGAACCGGTATCTCTTTGAGTACGTCGTCAAGGGCATAGCCGACTACGGCAACAGGATAGGTGTCCCAACGGTTGGGGGTGAGACTGAGTTCGATGATGGCTTAGATAACTACACGCTCGTCAACGTCGCCTGCGTTGGAGTTATGAAGCCGGAACACCTCGTCCACAGCTACGTCACCGAGTCCGGTCTCAAGCTCATACTCGTAGGCAACAGGACCGGCAGGGACGGGATTCACGGCGTCACCTTCGCCAGCGAGGAGCTGGGAGAGAACGCCGAGGAGGAAGACCGCTCCGCGGTGCAGATCCCTGACCCCTTCACTGAGAAGCTCCTCATAGAGGCCACCCTTGAGGCGGTCTACACCGGCAGGGTAAAGGCGCTCAAAGACCTCGGTGGGGGTGGCTTAACCTGCGCCGCCTCTGAGATGGCAGGAAAGAAGGGCTTCGGCGTGGTAATCTACGCTGACAGAGTTCCACTTCGCGAACCGGGAATGAGCGTTACCGAGGTAATGATTTCCGAAAGCCAGGAGAGAATGCTCTTCGCGGTTAGCGAAGCCGACGTCGATGCCCTCGGAAAGATTTTCGAGAAGTACGGCCTTGAGTGGACGGTTGTAGGGGAGGTCGTTGAGGAGCCGCGCTTTGTGATATACTGGATGGGGAGGAAGGTAGCGGACCTTCCGGTGGAACTCCTCGCGGATGTGCCGACGATAGAGTGGGAGATGAAGCCTTACAGCATCGAAAAGCCTGCTGAGACGCCTGACGTCCCCTTCGAGAGGGCCTTCAACCTCGTCTGGAGCAGCCCGAACGTCGTAAGCAAGCGCTGGGTCTGGCAGCAGTACGACCACGAGGTTCAGGGGAGGACCGTCCTCAAGCCCGGGAGAGACGCCGCCGTCCTGAAGCTCAACGACGAGTACGGCCTGGCCTTCGTTGCCGACGGAAACCCCCGCCACAGCCACCTCAACCCCTACCAAGGTGCGATGGGTGCCGTCGCTGAAGTCGTCAGGAACCTCGTGGGCGTTGGGGCTGAGCCATTAGCATTGGTGGACAACCTCAACTTTGCCTCGCCCGAGAGGCCCGAGGTTTACTGGAGCTTCGCCGAGACGGTGAGGGGGCTGGCCGATGCGGCTAAAGCCTTCGGTTTGGCGTACGTCAGCGGCAACGTCAGCTTCTACAACGAGATTTCCAACAGGCCGATAAAGCCGACCCCCGTCGTTGCCGGCCTTGGGAAGGTAAAGCTTGAGGAAATTCCGGAGATGGGGCTGAGCGGTGGGCTGCTCATAGGCGTCGTTGGGATAACGAAGGCAGAACTCGGCGGCTCGGAGCTGTTTGCGAGGCTCGGCGTCGAGGGAGGTTTCGCCCCAAGGGTGGATCTCCAGGAGGAAAAGGCCAACGCCGAGGGGATTCTGAAGGCTATACAGAAAGGTCTCGTTAGGGCGGTACACGATGTGAGCAGGGGAGGAATCGCCGTCGCTTTGGGAGAGATGGCTCTGGCAGGGAGCACGGGCTTTACGGTGGATTTCTCGAAGGTTTCGGCCGAAACATCAAACCCGGTCGAGGTGGCTTTCAGCGAGAGTCACTCCCGCTATATCGTGGCCTTCCCGGAGGAGAACCTCGATGCACTTAATGCCATCTTCAGGGACTTCGCCGTCATCGGAAGGGCCGGCGGAAAGGAGGCGGCCTTCCTCTGGGACGGAAGGGAGCTCCTCCGGAAGCCCCTCGAAGAGCTCAGGGCAATCCATGAGTCCCTGCCAAAGCTTCTGGGTGAGGAGGAATGA
- a CDS encoding formate--phosphoribosylaminoimidazolecarboxamide ligase: MRVATYASHSALQILKGAKDEGFETVAFGNPRVKPLYMRYFPVADYFIEGTYPEEELLELDAVVIPTGSFVAHLGIELVEKMRVPYYGNKEVLKWESDRNLERKWLERAKLRLPRVYDDPDGIDGPVIVKPFGAGGGKGYFLAKSPGDFWKKAERLGIRDKEDLGRVQIQEYVLGVPVYPHYFYSKLNRELELMSIDRRYESNADAIGRIPAKEQLDLEINTNYTVVGNIPLVLRESLLMDVIEAGERTVKAAEELMGGLWGPFCLEGVFTEELEFVVFEISARIVAGTNPFVHGSPYSWLRYDEPVSTGRRIAMELKQGLEEDRLDEILT; the protein is encoded by the coding sequence ATGAGGGTAGCAACCTACGCTTCACACTCTGCCCTCCAGATTTTGAAGGGGGCAAAGGACGAGGGTTTCGAGACGGTGGCCTTTGGAAACCCCCGCGTTAAGCCCCTTTACATGCGCTACTTCCCTGTGGCGGACTACTTCATTGAGGGAACCTATCCGGAGGAAGAGCTGCTTGAGCTCGATGCGGTAGTTATACCAACCGGTTCCTTCGTCGCCCATCTCGGAATCGAGCTTGTTGAAAAAATGCGCGTCCCCTACTACGGCAACAAAGAAGTCCTGAAGTGGGAGAGCGACAGGAACCTCGAGAGGAAGTGGCTCGAGAGGGCAAAGCTCCGCCTCCCGAGGGTCTACGATGACCCGGACGGGATAGACGGGCCGGTCATAGTCAAGCCCTTCGGCGCGGGCGGTGGAAAGGGCTACTTTTTGGCCAAGAGCCCCGGGGACTTCTGGAAGAAAGCCGAGAGGCTCGGCATCAGGGACAAGGAAGACCTTGGAAGGGTTCAGATTCAGGAGTACGTCCTCGGCGTCCCGGTTTATCCCCACTACTTCTACTCGAAGCTCAACCGTGAGCTGGAGCTGATGAGCATAGACCGGCGTTACGAGTCAAACGCCGACGCGATAGGCAGAATCCCGGCCAAAGAGCAGCTCGACCTCGAAATTAACACCAACTACACGGTGGTGGGCAACATACCGCTCGTTCTCAGGGAGAGCCTGCTGATGGACGTCATCGAGGCCGGCGAGAGGACGGTCAAAGCTGCCGAGGAGCTCATGGGCGGCCTGTGGGGCCCCTTCTGCCTGGAGGGGGTCTTCACCGAGGAGCTGGAATTCGTGGTCTTCGAGATTTCCGCGAGGATAGTGGCGGGAACGAACCCCTTCGTCCACGGCTCGCCCTACAGCTGGCTCCGCTATGACGAGCCGGTAAGCACGGGGAGGAGAATCGCGATGGAGCTGAAGCAGGGATTAGAGGAGGATCGGCTCGATGAAATTTTGACGTGA
- the guaA gene encoding glutamine-hydrolyzing GMP synthase, whose amino-acid sequence MWERFIEEKVEEIRNTVGDGKAIIALSGGVDSSVAAVLAYKAIGDRLHAVFVNTGFMRKNEPEFVVRTFRDEFGLNLHYVDAGERFFRELKGVTDPEEKRKIIGRVFIEVFEEVAREIDAQFLIQGTIAPDWIESRGKIKSHHNVGGLPERLNLKLIEPLRDLYKDEVRELGRELGLPEKIYNRMPFPGPGLAVRVLGEVTPEKVAIVREANAIVEEEIERAGLRPWQAFAVLLGVKTVGVQGDIRAYKETIAVRVVESLDGMTANAMNVPFEVLQRIAFRITSEIPDVGRVLYDITNKPPATIEFE is encoded by the coding sequence ATGTGGGAGAGGTTCATCGAGGAGAAAGTTGAGGAGATAAGGAATACGGTCGGTGACGGGAAGGCCATAATAGCGCTCTCCGGCGGCGTTGACAGCTCGGTCGCAGCGGTGCTTGCTTACAAGGCCATAGGCGATAGACTCCACGCCGTCTTTGTGAACACCGGCTTCATGAGGAAGAACGAGCCGGAATTCGTCGTCAGGACCTTCCGCGACGAGTTCGGGCTCAACCTGCACTACGTCGATGCCGGCGAGCGCTTTTTCAGAGAGCTCAAAGGCGTAACCGATCCGGAGGAGAAGAGGAAGATAATCGGCAGGGTCTTCATCGAGGTCTTCGAGGAGGTCGCAAGGGAGATTGACGCCCAGTTTCTCATTCAGGGAACCATAGCCCCGGACTGGATTGAGAGCAGGGGCAAAATCAAGAGCCACCACAACGTTGGAGGTCTGCCCGAGAGGCTCAACCTCAAGCTAATCGAGCCACTCCGCGACCTCTACAAGGACGAGGTCAGGGAGCTTGGCAGGGAGCTCGGCCTCCCGGAGAAGATATACAACCGCATGCCCTTCCCGGGGCCTGGTCTTGCCGTCCGCGTCCTCGGCGAGGTCACTCCGGAGAAGGTCGCCATCGTTAGGGAGGCAAACGCCATAGTCGAGGAGGAAATCGAGAGGGCCGGGCTGAGGCCCTGGCAGGCCTTCGCCGTTCTGCTGGGAGTGAAGACCGTCGGCGTTCAGGGCGACATAAGGGCCTACAAGGAAACGATAGCGGTTCGCGTCGTTGAGAGCCTCGACGGCATGACGGCAAATGCCATGAACGTCCCCTTCGAGGTCCTCCAGAGAATAGCCTTCAGGATAACGAGCGAGATTCCCGATGTTGGAAGGGTGCTCTACGACATCACCAACAAGCCTCCAGCAACGATTGAGTTCGAGTGA
- a CDS encoding antitoxin family protein produces MEVIEAVYEDGVLKPLKKPHLREGEKVRIKIIARDIAEFIRTAEGIERPRKDPLQMLNEVRER; encoded by the coding sequence ATGGAAGTCATAGAAGCCGTCTACGAAGATGGGGTCCTAAAGCCCCTCAAAAAGCCCCACTTGAGGGAGGGGGAGAAGGTCAGGATAAAAATAATCGCGAGGGATATCGCGGAGTTCATCAGGACAGCAGAAGGAATCGAGAGGCCCAGAAAAGACCCCCTTCAAATGCTGAATGAGGTGAGGGAGCGTTGA
- a CDS encoding type II toxin-antitoxin system VapC family toxin has product MRFVLDASLLIDAFSIYDETRRELALGVFDAIKDHELYAPRICQVEFVNVLRRFTPEENVRKFLGVFDFITLVGESEFFETALELSFRIHSRAADSCYIAAAKTLNAVLLTNDRRMAENSREVGVSAFYLLEESNEFFKLVGVNG; this is encoded by the coding sequence TTGAGGTTCGTCCTCGATGCGTCGCTTCTCATCGATGCCTTTTCTATCTACGACGAAACGAGGCGGGAACTCGCGCTGGGGGTTTTCGATGCCATCAAGGATCACGAGCTCTACGCTCCCAGGATATGCCAGGTTGAGTTCGTGAACGTCCTGAGAAGATTCACACCGGAGGAAAACGTCAGGAAGTTCCTGGGGGTGTTTGATTTCATAACCCTCGTTGGGGAGTCCGAATTCTTTGAGACCGCCCTTGAGCTTTCCTTCAGGATTCACTCACGCGCAGCTGACTCCTGTTACATTGCAGCTGCAAAGACGTTGAATGCAGTTCTATTAACCAATGACCGCAGAATGGCCGAGAACTCTCGTGAGGTCGGTGTGTCAGCTTTTTATCTGCTTGAGGAGTCTAACGAGTTTTTCAAGCTCGTGGGGGTGAATGGATGA
- a CDS encoding GMP synthase subunit A, with translation MIVIMDNGGQYVHRIWRTLRYLGVEARIIPNTTPLEEIKAMKPKGIIFSGGPDINRTGNCSAVLEHYEEFNVPVLGICLGHQLIARHFGGKVGRGEKAEYSLVEIEIIEENDIFRGLPERLRVWESHMDEVKELPEGFKLLARSETCPVEAMKHESLPIYGVQFHPEVAHTEHGSEIYRNFAELCGEL, from the coding sequence ATGATAGTCATAATGGACAACGGGGGCCAGTACGTCCACAGGATTTGGAGGACTTTGCGCTATCTGGGTGTCGAGGCGAGGATAATCCCGAACACAACGCCGCTTGAGGAGATAAAGGCGATGAAGCCCAAAGGCATAATCTTCTCCGGCGGACCGGACATAAACAGGACCGGCAACTGCTCCGCTGTTCTTGAGCACTACGAGGAGTTCAACGTCCCAGTCCTCGGCATCTGCCTCGGCCACCAGCTGATAGCGAGGCACTTCGGAGGGAAGGTCGGCAGGGGTGAGAAGGCCGAGTACAGCCTCGTTGAGATTGAAATAATCGAGGAGAACGACATCTTCCGCGGGCTTCCGGAGAGGCTCAGGGTCTGGGAGAGCCACATGGACGAGGTGAAGGAGCTGCCCGAGGGCTTCAAGCTCCTCGCGAGGAGCGAGACCTGTCCGGTCGAGGCCATGAAGCACGAGAGCCTTCCCATCTACGGCGTCCAGTTCCATCCAGAGGTTGCCCACACCGAGCACGGCTCCGAGATATACCGCAACTTTGCGGAGCTCTGCGGCGAGCTCTAG
- a CDS encoding TonB-dependent receptor: protein MGHTVYYRIEVSDWEGFREFIAGICGGLGLELILGDESILIIPGCRGVEPLEIRKKGRGFVKTNLIEPCHSLYLLVLHSVSSFGSVELWED, encoded by the coding sequence GTGGGGCACACTGTGTACTACCGGATCGAGGTCTCGGATTGGGAGGGGTTCCGTGAGTTCATCGCCGGAATCTGCGGGGGGCTTGGGTTGGAGTTGATCCTGGGGGACGAGAGCATCCTGATCATTCCCGGGTGCCGCGGTGTCGAGCCGCTGGAGATCAGAAAAAAAGGCAGGGGATTCGTCAAGACGAACCTCATCGAGCCCTGCCACTCGCTCTACCTTCTCGTCCTTCACTCGGTTTCTTCCTTCGGCTCGGTTGAGCTCTGGGAGGACTGA
- a CDS encoding DUF2101 family protein: protein MSLEDTLYDIGRVAEEAVIKAGNKIRKLAFPTPSKSPPRFPLSSRIMRAKTFTIHELISLHLQLCFMAYLAANFLIILLGGKPVHVLSVAVPYFIYLRYVLIRHGSFLIEEKPYRVFYYGISTISFLAFLGYSLLRLTSPEIYHHYAYVSAIAIVVLAFRHYFKATFGRDHTYGVVEEVRNDLVRVFIHDDIAANVKPGLYWLPAVPEAEPGRVVKVLVEDRAFRSARPSRILEVYLDQSSQSSTEPKEETE, encoded by the coding sequence ATGAGCCTGGAGGATACCCTCTACGACATAGGGAGAGTGGCGGAGGAGGCGGTGATAAAAGCGGGGAATAAAATTAGAAAACTCGCGTTTCCGACTCCCTCAAAAAGTCCTCCCAGATTTCCGCTTTCCTCCAGGATAATGAGGGCAAAGACGTTCACAATCCACGAACTCATCAGCCTCCACCTCCAGCTCTGCTTCATGGCATACCTGGCCGCGAACTTCCTGATAATTCTGCTCGGGGGGAAACCCGTCCACGTCCTGTCAGTGGCCGTCCCGTATTTCATCTACCTGAGGTACGTCCTCATCCGCCACGGCAGCTTTCTCATCGAAGAAAAACCGTACAGGGTTTTTTACTATGGAATCTCCACCATCTCTTTCCTCGCCTTCCTTGGATACTCCCTGCTGAGGCTCACATCTCCAGAAATCTACCACCACTACGCCTACGTTTCTGCCATAGCCATAGTGGTTCTCGCCTTCCGCCACTACTTCAAGGCGACCTTCGGAAGGGACCACACCTACGGCGTCGTTGAAGAGGTCAGAAACGATCTCGTGAGGGTATTCATCCACGACGACATAGCGGCGAACGTCAAGCCCGGCCTCTACTGGCTTCCAGCCGTCCCGGAGGCCGAACCGGGAAGAGTGGTGAAGGTTCTGGTTGAGGACAGGGCCTTCCGTAGCGCCAGACCCTCAAGGATACTGGAGGTCTACCTCGATCAGTCCTCCCAGAGCTCAACCGAGCCGAAGGAAGAAACCGAGTGA
- a CDS encoding class III signal peptide-containing protein, with amino-acid sequence MRSRKGQTSVEMLFIVGIILAGVVVIIPLYTQESGDSVMLAAVRDAAAQAAVYIETGVISDKPEYEALNDIIKNYTEYGSVGFRFAGLGVTSESDEKVTITVKFTHDLSSDSSRDSKIAKGLGRFFREYLKDVRGFRLDGGHLYYGGRLVEFNVTVGETSEVVS; translated from the coding sequence GTGAGAAGCCGTAAGGGCCAAACCTCAGTCGAGATGCTCTTCATAGTTGGGATAATCCTCGCGGGGGTAGTTGTCATCATCCCGCTCTACACCCAGGAGAGCGGGGATTCCGTTATGCTGGCGGCGGTGAGGGACGCCGCGGCCCAGGCCGCCGTTTACATCGAGACAGGGGTGATCAGCGACAAACCTGAGTACGAGGCGTTGAATGATATCATAAAGAATTACACAGAATACGGAAGCGTGGGGTTCAGGTTCGCCGGACTTGGCGTAACCTCTGAAAGCGATGAGAAAGTTACGATAACCGTAAAATTCACGCATGACCTTTCTTCGGACTCCTCAAGGGACTCCAAAATAGCCAAGGGCCTCGGGAGATTCTTCAGGGAGTACCTTAAAGACGTGAGGGGATTCCGGCTCGATGGCGGCCACCTGTACTATGGGGGGAGGCTGGTGGAGTTCAACGTCACCGTCGGCGAGACGTCGGAGGTGGTATCGTGA
- a CDS encoding class III signal peptide-containing protein, protein MIKKSNTGRAQISLEFLFIFGLLTILLIYSVRNVSFSEGSPSVENLRIQIALEEKSLANAISNTISQVYAQGPGSKATTYVKLTYLKNAGYVERASGVENPAVFITYCNMSGRPGTYVFITNKTAPFEPLTTGDDKNVFHGAAIYSKKLSDNSSIWGVIPSPPFSQISIDNPSGQFSKECGAKSGSTYTLYGIIVEPADLPSELKIVVEWNPDRGDSWSYNTTAKELRININPGG, encoded by the coding sequence ATGATCAAGAAAAGCAACACCGGGAGGGCCCAGATATCCCTCGAGTTCCTGTTCATCTTCGGGCTGCTCACAATCCTCCTGATATACTCCGTGAGGAACGTCTCCTTCAGTGAGGGCTCACCATCGGTTGAGAACCTGCGGATCCAGATTGCCCTCGAGGAGAAGAGCCTGGCGAACGCCATCTCCAATACCATAAGCCAGGTGTATGCCCAGGGGCCGGGCTCAAAGGCGACGACCTACGTTAAGCTGACCTACCTGAAGAACGCCGGGTACGTTGAGAGGGCATCCGGAGTAGAGAACCCCGCCGTGTTCATAACGTACTGCAACATGTCGGGCAGACCCGGCACCTACGTGTTCATCACAAACAAAACGGCTCCCTTTGAACCCCTCACCACCGGAGACGACAAGAACGTGTTTCATGGCGCGGCAATCTACTCAAAAAAGCTCAGCGATAACAGTTCAATCTGGGGGGTAATACCATCCCCTCCATTCTCCCAGATATCCATTGATAATCCCAGTGGGCAGTTCTCCAAGGAGTGCGGGGCCAAAAGCGGCTCCACGTACACCCTATACGGTATAATCGTGGAGCCAGCGGATTTGCCCTCCGAATTGAAAATCGTCGTCGAGTGGAACCCCGACAGAGGCGACTCGTGGTCATACAACACAACGGCCAAGGAGCTGAGGATAAACATCAACCCGGGTGGGTGA